Proteins encoded by one window of Candidatus Sumerlaea chitinivorans:
- a CDS encoding Purine nucleoside phosphorylase yields the protein MMQNRSNQRHDTVTPEYEQQVKELSAALCERFSGEARVLVVAGSGLGGFVRSVQVVQSAPYAELPHVGASTVAGHAGTLVYGMVNDTPLFLMNGRRHLYEGISPQTSTLLLRALLVAKPIRVVVLSNAAGGLNRCFQVGDLMLISDHINWMFRNPLRGRNVEAWGPRFPDCSEIYSARLRALARELALEIGINLREGVYLGGLGPSYETRAEVQMLRGVFAADAVGMSTVHEALIARHMDREVLGISFISNLLTEPAVTTHEEVMENARLVEDKFSRLLNALVPKLAAEA from the coding sequence ATGATGCAGAATCGTTCGAATCAGCGTCACGATACGGTGACCCCAGAATACGAACAGCAGGTCAAAGAACTGAGCGCTGCCCTGTGCGAACGATTTTCTGGCGAAGCCCGAGTGCTTGTCGTGGCGGGAAGTGGCTTGGGAGGCTTCGTCCGTAGTGTTCAGGTCGTGCAGTCTGCGCCTTATGCGGAACTGCCACACGTCGGCGCCTCGACCGTGGCTGGCCATGCTGGAACGTTGGTCTACGGTATGGTCAATGACACACCCCTGTTTCTCATGAACGGTCGCCGTCACCTTTACGAAGGGATTTCTCCCCAAACTTCGACCCTTCTGTTACGTGCGTTGTTGGTTGCGAAGCCGATCCGTGTGGTGGTGCTCTCGAACGCCGCGGGGGGACTGAATCGTTGTTTTCAGGTCGGCGACCTGATGCTAATCAGCGACCACATCAACTGGATGTTCCGCAATCCGTTGCGCGGGAGAAACGTGGAAGCGTGGGGGCCGCGTTTTCCAGATTGTAGCGAGATCTATTCCGCGCGTCTTCGCGCTCTCGCCCGCGAACTTGCTCTGGAGATTGGCATCAACCTGCGCGAAGGTGTCTATCTGGGAGGCTTGGGACCCAGTTACGAGACACGTGCCGAAGTCCAAATGCTTCGCGGGGTATTTGCTGCGGACGCAGTCGGGATGAGCACTGTGCATGAGGCATTGATTGCGCGGCACATGGATCGCGAAGTGCTTGGCATTTCCTTTATTTCGAATTTGCTTACCGAACCTGCCGTGACGACGCACGAAGAAGTGATGGAAAACGCCCGGCTCGTGGAGGACAAATTCTCTCGTCTGCTCAACGCTTTGGTCCCGAAACTTGCCGCGGAAGCGTGA